In Micromonospora sp. LH3U1, one genomic interval encodes:
- a CDS encoding sodium/solute symporter produces the protein MGNDFVVPAIVAVTLVTVGIGFYGLRMARTTSDFLVASRAISPTWNAAAIGGEYLSAASFLGIAGLVLKYGVDVLWYPVGFAAGYLALLLFVAAPLRRSGAFTLPDFCELRLGSRRLRILATAFVIFIGWLYLVPQLQGAGLTLATVAGSPYPLGALLVATVVTANVALGGMRAITFVQAFQYWLKLTALAVPVIFLALQWQADGRPAVTPPDGPTFRAATTVVVEHRATLTLPDGDIREVRPGDELTFAAGDPVPEVSGVATDASDWLLPSAAGDDDRGLFATYSLILATFLGTMGLPHVLVRFYTNPDGAAARRTTLVVLALVGAFYLLPTLYGVLGRIYTPQLLVSGQTDAVVVLLPGAALGDGTVGRLLAALVSAGAFAAFLSTSSGLLTSVAGVISTDVLGRGSVRGFRLATVIAGAVPTVLALHVSGLDVSQVVGLAFAVAASSFCPLLVLGIWWRGLTDLGAAAGVLVGGGAAIGAVLVTVLGPPLSGWPSTLTTQPAAWTVPLAFTVMVAVSMATRRRAPADVAAIMLRLHTPEALRL, from the coding sequence GTGGGCAACGACTTCGTGGTCCCGGCCATCGTCGCGGTCACCCTGGTCACCGTCGGGATCGGCTTCTACGGACTGCGGATGGCCAGGACCACGTCCGACTTCCTGGTCGCGTCCCGGGCGATCAGTCCGACGTGGAACGCCGCGGCCATCGGCGGGGAATACCTGTCGGCGGCGAGTTTCCTCGGAATCGCCGGGCTGGTCCTCAAGTACGGCGTGGACGTGCTCTGGTATCCGGTCGGGTTCGCCGCTGGTTACCTGGCCCTGCTGCTCTTCGTGGCGGCGCCGCTGCGCCGCTCGGGCGCGTTCACCCTGCCCGACTTCTGCGAGCTGCGGCTCGGGTCCCGCCGGCTCCGCATCCTGGCCACCGCGTTCGTGATCTTCATCGGTTGGCTGTACCTGGTGCCGCAACTCCAGGGCGCGGGGCTGACCCTGGCCACGGTGGCCGGCTCCCCGTACCCACTCGGTGCCTTGCTGGTGGCCACCGTGGTCACCGCGAACGTGGCGCTGGGCGGGATGCGGGCGATCACCTTCGTGCAGGCTTTTCAATACTGGCTCAAGCTGACCGCGCTCGCCGTACCGGTGATCTTCCTGGCGCTGCAGTGGCAGGCCGACGGCCGCCCCGCGGTGACCCCGCCCGACGGGCCGACGTTCCGGGCCGCGACCACCGTCGTGGTCGAGCACCGCGCGACCCTCACCCTGCCCGACGGTGACATCCGGGAGGTACGCCCCGGCGACGAGTTGACCTTCGCGGCCGGTGACCCGGTGCCGGAGGTGTCCGGAGTAGCCACCGACGCCAGCGACTGGTTGCTGCCCAGCGCTGCGGGTGACGACGACCGAGGGCTGTTCGCCACGTACTCGCTGATCCTGGCCACGTTCCTGGGCACCATGGGCCTGCCGCATGTGCTGGTCCGCTTCTACACCAACCCGGACGGCGCGGCGGCACGCCGGACCACCCTGGTCGTGCTGGCCCTGGTCGGCGCCTTCTACCTGCTGCCCACGCTGTACGGGGTGCTCGGCCGGATCTACACCCCGCAACTGCTGGTCAGCGGGCAGACCGACGCGGTGGTGGTGTTGCTGCCCGGCGCGGCCCTCGGCGACGGGACAGTCGGGCGGCTGCTCGCCGCACTGGTCTCGGCGGGCGCGTTCGCGGCCTTCCTCTCCACCTCGTCCGGGCTGCTGACCAGCGTCGCCGGCGTGATCTCGACGGATGTGCTCGGCCGAGGGTCGGTGCGGGGCTTCCGGCTGGCCACGGTGATCGCCGGAGCTGTGCCGACGGTGCTGGCGCTGCACGTCTCCGGGCTTGACGTGTCGCAGGTCGTCGGGCTGGCCTTCGCGGTCGCCGCGTCGAGCTTCTGCCCACTGCTGGTGCTCGGCATCTGGTGGCGAGGGCTGACCGATCTGGGCGCCGCCGCCGGGGTGCTGGTCGGTGGCGGGGCGGCGATCGGCGCGGTGCTGGTCACCGTGCTCGGCCCGCCGCTGTCCGGTTGGCCGAGCACGCTCACCACGCAGCCGGCCGCCTGGACGGTGCCGCTGGCCTTCACCGTGATGGTCGCGGTGTCGATGGCGACCCGCCGACGGGCCCCCGCCGACGTCGCGGCCATCATGCTCCGCCTGCACACACCCGAAGCCCTCCGCCTGTAG
- a CDS encoding solute symporter family protein, translating into MSKVLAVETFLAAEAGNHTARNLTITLFLVFVAVTLAITIWASRQTKTATDFYAGGRSFTGFQNGMAIGGDYMSAASFLGIAGIIALYGYDGFLYSIGFLVAWLVALLLVAELLRNSGRYTMADVLAFRMRQRPVRTAAAVSTITVSIFYLLAQMVGAGALVALLLGIRPGTTFLGMDAATAKVATIIMVGTLMIIYVTVGGMKGTTYVQIVKAFLLMGGALVMTVLVLAKFNFNLSELLGQAAAASGKGSAFLEPGLRYGVEVAGNSTQTFYNKVDLLSLGIALVLGTAGLPHILIRFYTVPTARAARKSVLWAIGIIGTFYLLTLALGFGAAALVGSEAITAQDKAGNTAAPQLAEALGIDFFGGELGGAALLAIIAAVAFATILAVVAGLTLASSSSLAHDFYANVIKRGEASERQEVRVARISALGIGAVSIALSIYAQNLNVAFLVALAFAVAASGNLPAILYSLFWRRFNTSGAVWAIYGGLLAAVLLVFFSPVVSGAPTSMFPDHDWQWFPLSNPGILSIPFGFLCGWIGTVISKEHDEEKYAELEVRALTGSGAH; encoded by the coding sequence ATGAGCAAGGTCCTCGCGGTTGAGACGTTCCTCGCGGCCGAGGCGGGCAACCACACCGCCCGCAACCTGACCATCACGCTCTTCCTGGTCTTCGTGGCGGTGACCCTGGCCATCACCATCTGGGCCAGCCGGCAGACCAAGACGGCGACCGACTTCTACGCGGGCGGCCGTTCCTTCACCGGATTCCAGAACGGCATGGCGATCGGTGGCGACTACATGTCGGCCGCCTCGTTCCTCGGCATCGCCGGCATCATCGCGCTCTACGGCTACGACGGCTTCCTCTACTCGATCGGGTTCCTGGTCGCGTGGCTGGTGGCCCTGCTGCTGGTCGCGGAGCTGCTGCGGAACTCTGGCCGGTACACGATGGCCGACGTGCTGGCCTTCCGGATGCGTCAGCGTCCGGTGCGTACGGCGGCGGCGGTCTCCACCATCACGGTGTCGATCTTCTACCTGCTCGCGCAGATGGTGGGTGCCGGCGCGCTGGTCGCGCTGCTGCTCGGCATCCGGCCGGGGACGACCTTCCTCGGCATGGACGCGGCCACCGCGAAGGTGGCCACCATCATCATGGTCGGCACCCTGATGATCATCTACGTCACCGTGGGCGGCATGAAGGGCACCACCTACGTACAGATCGTCAAGGCGTTCCTGCTCATGGGCGGCGCGCTGGTGATGACCGTGCTGGTGCTGGCGAAGTTCAACTTCAACCTGTCGGAGCTGCTCGGCCAGGCGGCCGCGGCCTCCGGCAAGGGCAGCGCGTTCCTCGAACCCGGGCTGCGGTACGGCGTCGAGGTCGCCGGCAACTCGACACAGACCTTCTACAACAAGGTCGACCTGCTGTCCCTGGGTATCGCCCTGGTGCTCGGCACTGCCGGTCTGCCGCACATCCTGATCCGCTTCTACACCGTGCCGACCGCGAGGGCGGCCCGTAAGAGCGTGCTCTGGGCGATCGGCATCATCGGCACCTTCTACCTGCTCACCCTGGCCCTGGGCTTCGGTGCGGCGGCGCTGGTGGGCAGCGAGGCGATCACCGCGCAGGACAAGGCCGGCAACACCGCCGCGCCGCAGTTGGCCGAAGCGCTCGGGATCGACTTCTTCGGCGGCGAACTCGGTGGGGCGGCTCTGCTGGCGATCATCGCGGCGGTCGCCTTCGCCACCATCCTTGCCGTGGTCGCCGGGTTGACGCTGGCCTCTTCGTCCAGCCTGGCGCACGACTTCTACGCGAACGTCATCAAGCGGGGTGAGGCATCGGAGCGGCAGGAAGTGCGGGTCGCCCGGATCTCCGCCCTGGGGATCGGCGCGGTGTCGATCGCTCTGTCGATCTACGCGCAGAACCTCAACGTGGCGTTCCTGGTGGCGCTGGCCTTCGCGGTCGCCGCCTCGGGCAACCTGCCGGCGATCCTCTACAGCCTCTTCTGGCGGCGGTTCAACACCTCCGGCGCGGTGTGGGCGATCTATGGCGGTCTGCTCGCGGCCGTACTGCTGGTGTTCTTCTCGCCGGTGGTCTCGGGTGCGCCGACCTCGA
- a CDS encoding DUF4153 domain-containing protein — translation MTSPGSTPLPATGPTGPPQVAPTVRPGPAAPATAARPQASPAAPALPRPPSMIARRWPGPSGAARPMVLAALTAAAVVGASALTMVRPGLGWLVAALAGTAALVTAGVIRSGTSSPVADRTTPTASGAVPARPGATGAPGRVAQAAWAAATVALVAVGTVRAAGWLFVLCLLAAAVTGTLAVTGGRSPLGMLVAATLPPAATVRALPWAVRGVRTTRPAGSGIGFGRILTSLAMSAVLLTLFGLLFSSADAVFAGLVGGLLPDISLGGVIGWLMRLLLIGGGLLGGAYLVSRPPDLEGLRPAPSRPAHRLEWTLPLVLLDALFAVFVLVQLTVLFGGAGHVLRTAGLTYAQYARGGFWQLLAVTALTLLVIAIAARRAPKATRADRLLVRVLLGTLTALSLVIVASALYRMQVYADAYGATRLRLVVSTVELWLGLLFVLVGVAVVRLRADWLPRLVVGTAVLALLGLALVNPDRLIADRNVDRYLETGRLDVGYLSGLSADAVPALGRLPEPMRSCALGEIAAELPRDGFWATNLGRERARRALDSVPVSGSITDCPGLRRW, via the coding sequence ATGACCAGCCCTGGCAGTACCCCACTTCCGGCCACCGGGCCGACCGGGCCGCCGCAGGTCGCCCCAACGGTCCGGCCCGGCCCGGCCGCACCGGCGACGGCGGCTCGACCCCAAGCCTCTCCGGCCGCACCAGCCCTGCCCCGGCCACCGTCGATGATCGCGCGGCGCTGGCCGGGACCGTCCGGCGCCGCCCGTCCGATGGTGCTGGCGGCGCTGACGGCGGCGGCAGTCGTCGGCGCCTCGGCGCTCACGATGGTTCGTCCGGGCCTCGGCTGGTTGGTGGCCGCGCTGGCCGGCACCGCCGCCCTCGTCACCGCCGGAGTCATCCGGTCCGGGACGTCCTCCCCGGTCGCGGACCGCACCACGCCGACCGCATCCGGCGCCGTACCCGCCCGTCCCGGTGCCACGGGGGCACCGGGGCGGGTGGCGCAGGCCGCCTGGGCCGCCGCGACGGTCGCGTTGGTCGCCGTCGGCACTGTCCGGGCCGCTGGCTGGCTCTTCGTCCTCTGCCTGCTCGCGGCGGCGGTGACCGGGACACTCGCGGTGACCGGCGGGCGAAGCCCGCTCGGGATGCTGGTCGCCGCGACGCTGCCGCCGGCCGCGACGGTACGGGCGCTCCCGTGGGCGGTACGCGGAGTGCGCACCACCCGCCCGGCGGGGTCGGGGATCGGGTTCGGGCGCATCCTGACCAGCCTGGCGATGTCCGCCGTCCTGCTGACGCTGTTCGGGCTGCTCTTCTCCTCCGCCGACGCGGTCTTCGCCGGCCTGGTCGGCGGTCTGCTGCCCGACATCTCGCTGGGCGGTGTGATCGGCTGGTTGATGCGTCTGCTCCTGATCGGCGGTGGTCTGCTCGGCGGCGCGTACCTGGTCAGCCGTCCACCCGACCTGGAGGGCCTGCGGCCGGCACCGTCGCGGCCAGCTCACCGGCTGGAGTGGACCCTCCCGCTGGTGTTGCTCGACGCCCTGTTCGCCGTGTTCGTGCTGGTCCAGCTGACGGTGTTGTTCGGCGGCGCGGGGCACGTGCTGCGCACGGCCGGGCTCACCTACGCCCAGTACGCCCGCGGCGGGTTCTGGCAACTGCTCGCCGTCACCGCGCTCACCCTGTTGGTGATCGCGATCGCCGCCCGCCGGGCGCCGAAGGCCACCCGGGCGGACCGGCTGCTGGTCCGCGTACTGCTCGGCACGCTCACCGCGCTCAGTCTGGTGATCGTCGCCTCGGCGCTCTACCGGATGCAGGTCTACGCCGACGCGTACGGGGCCACTCGACTGCGGCTCGTCGTGTCGACCGTCGAGCTCTGGCTCGGGCTGCTCTTCGTCCTGGTCGGGGTGGCCGTGGTGCGGCTGCGGGCCGACTGGCTCCCCCGGTTGGTGGTCGGCACAGCGGTGTTGGCGCTGCTCGGGTTGGCCCTGGTCAACCCGGATCGCCTGATCGCCGATCGGAACGTCGACCGGTATCTGGAGACCGGCCGCTTGGACGTCGGCTACCTGTCCGGGCTGTCGGCCGACGCCGTACCGGCGCTGGGTCGGCTGCCCGAGCCGATGCGCTCCTGCGCGCTGGGGGAGATCGCCGCCGAGCTGCCCCGGGACGGCTTCTGGGCGACGAACCTCGGCAGGGAGCGGGCCCGACGGGCGCTCGACTCGGTCCCGGTGAGCGGCAGCATCACGGACTGTCCCGGTCTGCGGCGCTGGTGA
- a CDS encoding ABC transporter ATP-binding protein → MTVEHPALALRGLAKRFDGTIAVAGVDLDVPAGSFYGLLGPNGAGKTTTLSMAVGLLRPDAGSAWVLGHDVWRDPVTAKRLLGVMPDGVRLFDRLTGAELLAYNGLLRGMDPAVVDQRAAELLDVLALGDAGRTLVVDYSAGMKKKIGLACALLHGPRVLVLDEPFEAVDPVSAALIRDILTRYASGGGTVVFSSHVMEVVERLCSHVAILAGGTIKRVGTIGDVRGDRSLEQVFVEVVGGRTATGDELSWLSR, encoded by the coding sequence ATGACTGTTGAGCACCCCGCGCTCGCACTGCGTGGCCTGGCCAAGCGGTTCGACGGCACGATCGCGGTGGCCGGCGTCGACCTGGACGTCCCCGCCGGCTCCTTCTACGGCCTACTCGGTCCGAACGGCGCCGGCAAGACCACCACCCTGTCGATGGCGGTCGGGCTGTTGCGGCCGGACGCCGGTTCGGCCTGGGTGCTCGGCCACGACGTCTGGCGGGACCCGGTCACCGCCAAGCGGCTGCTCGGCGTGATGCCGGACGGGGTCCGCCTGTTCGACCGGCTGACCGGGGCGGAGCTGCTGGCGTACAACGGGTTGTTGCGGGGGATGGACCCGGCGGTCGTCGACCAGCGGGCTGCGGAACTGCTGGACGTGCTGGCGCTCGGCGACGCCGGTCGGACGCTGGTGGTGGACTACTCGGCGGGCATGAAGAAGAAGATCGGCCTGGCCTGCGCGTTGCTGCACGGCCCTCGGGTGCTGGTGTTGGATGAGCCGTTCGAGGCGGTCGACCCGGTCTCCGCCGCGCTGATCCGGGACATCCTCACCAGGTACGCGTCCGGCGGCGGCACCGTGGTCTTCTCCAGTCACGTGATGGAGGTCGTCGAGCGGCTCTGCTCGCACGTGGCCATCCTGGCCGGTGGCACCATCAAGCGGGTCGGGACGATCGGTGACGTTCGCGGCGACCGCTCGTTGGAGCAGGTCTTCGTCGAGGTGGTCGGCGGACGCACCGCGACCGGCGATGAGCTGTCGTGGCTCTCCCGGTGA
- a CDS encoding DUF397 domain-containing protein produces MTMNEPRWRTSTRSTDSGGNCVEVADNLPGVVLVRDSKDRSGPALSFAPAAWRGFIADTAQAPSRYAG; encoded by the coding sequence ATGACGATGAACGAGCCACGCTGGCGCACGTCCACCCGGTCGACCGACTCCGGCGGCAACTGCGTCGAGGTGGCGGACAACCTGCCCGGTGTCGTCCTGGTTCGGGACAGCAAGGATCGCTCCGGACCGGCCCTCTCCTTCGCTCCGGCCGCTTGGCGTGGCTTCATCGCTGACACTGCCCAGGCCCCCAGCCGATACGCCGGTTAG
- a CDS encoding DUF485 domain-containing protein, which produces MSTDTPAPAASQSDKYLAVQRSDEFAGLRRALRGFVFPMTVAFFLWYALYVILSAYARDFMGTRLFDSNINVALVFGLLQFVSTFLIAWLYSRYADRKIDPIADRIRTEIGEVTHEQGPRG; this is translated from the coding sequence ATGTCCACGGACACACCCGCTCCGGCCGCTTCCCAGTCGGACAAGTACCTGGCCGTGCAACGGTCGGACGAGTTCGCCGGGCTGCGGCGTGCGTTGCGCGGCTTCGTCTTCCCGATGACCGTCGCGTTCTTCCTGTGGTATGCGCTCTACGTCATTCTCTCCGCGTACGCCCGGGACTTCATGGGCACGAGACTGTTCGACAGCAACATCAACGTCGCGCTGGTCTTCGGCCTGCTCCAGTTCGTCTCCACGTTCCTGATCGCCTGGCTCTACTCCCGGTACGCGGACCGGAAGATCGACCCAATCGCCGACCGGATCCGCACCGAGATCGGGGAGGTGACCCATGAGCAAGGTCCTCGCGGTTGA
- a CDS encoding ABC transporter permease, which translates to MALPVSATVTPAAPVRTVSARHFVRLKLRVMGNNFRGQGWRIALFIGGGLVGLWFAVSGFFLFAAPGLTGDGQYAVLVAAAGGGLLVLGWLLLPLVFFGVDETLDPARFALLPLPRRTLVTGLFVAALISVPVLAVLVASFGLVFTALSLGGWSAGLVAVVGVIAGLLLCVAASRAVTSAFATMLRSRRVRDLAAVLLAVTAALLGPLQVFGLAALREADWARLTGVATVIGWTPFGAPWTAGIDVAQGRVWAAPIKLLITVVALGALLVWWSRSLESAMVGAASTGKAPTLRGVTGGAVAQLFPRVAGWARRDRFGAMVAREARYWWRDARRRANLITIAVVGIFVPVMINLGGAGFVAGDGPDLTTSASDSSPVLVTISMLFVGVLAAVTLANQFGFDGSAYAANVVAGVPGRVELRARMTAFSLYVLPMLAFVAVVLSLLLGRPGWIGLTAGGLAATYGAGLAVNSLVSVLGAYSLPETSNPFAMNSGAGVAKGLLTLLAMFASAVAAVPMVVAAALLGDAWLWLALPVGAAYGLGAALLGAYLAGDVLDRRQPELLATVTPRR; encoded by the coding sequence GTGGCTCTCCCGGTGAGCGCGACCGTCACACCCGCGGCACCCGTGCGTACGGTCTCCGCTCGGCACTTCGTGCGGCTCAAGCTGCGGGTGATGGGCAACAACTTCCGGGGCCAGGGCTGGCGGATCGCCCTGTTCATCGGTGGTGGGCTGGTCGGGCTCTGGTTCGCCGTCAGTGGCTTCTTCCTCTTTGCCGCGCCCGGCCTGACCGGCGACGGCCAGTACGCGGTGCTGGTCGCGGCGGCGGGTGGCGGGCTGCTGGTGCTCGGTTGGCTACTCCTGCCGCTGGTCTTCTTCGGTGTGGACGAGACTCTGGACCCGGCCCGGTTCGCGCTGCTGCCGCTGCCCCGCCGCACGTTGGTGACCGGCCTGTTCGTCGCGGCTCTGATCAGCGTGCCGGTGCTGGCGGTGCTGGTCGCGTCGTTCGGGCTGGTGTTCACCGCCCTGTCTCTGGGCGGTTGGTCGGCGGGGTTGGTCGCCGTCGTCGGCGTGATCGCCGGGCTGCTGCTCTGCGTGGCTGCCAGCCGGGCGGTGACCAGCGCCTTCGCCACCATGTTGCGTTCCCGCCGGGTACGCGACCTGGCGGCCGTGCTGCTGGCGGTGACCGCCGCACTACTCGGCCCGTTGCAGGTCTTCGGCCTCGCCGCGTTGCGGGAGGCGGACTGGGCCCGGCTGACCGGTGTGGCGACCGTGATCGGCTGGACGCCGTTCGGCGCACCGTGGACCGCCGGCATCGACGTGGCCCAGGGCCGGGTCTGGGCCGCGCCGATCAAGTTGCTGATCACGGTGGTGGCACTCGGTGCCCTGCTGGTCTGGTGGTCGCGGTCGCTCGAGTCGGCGATGGTGGGGGCGGCGAGCACTGGCAAGGCCCCGACGCTGCGCGGAGTTACGGGTGGGGCGGTCGCCCAACTGTTCCCCCGGGTCGCCGGTTGGGCCCGTCGTGACCGGTTCGGTGCCATGGTCGCCCGGGAGGCCCGTTACTGGTGGCGGGACGCTCGCCGCCGGGCCAACCTGATCACGATCGCGGTGGTCGGCATCTTCGTGCCAGTAATGATCAACCTGGGCGGCGCGGGGTTCGTGGCCGGGGACGGGCCGGATCTGACGACGAGTGCCAGCGACAGCTCACCGGTCCTGGTCACCATCTCCATGCTCTTCGTGGGCGTGCTCGCCGCGGTCACCCTCGCCAACCAGTTCGGCTTCGACGGCAGCGCGTACGCCGCGAACGTCGTGGCCGGGGTGCCCGGCCGGGTCGAGCTGCGCGCGCGAATGACGGCCTTCTCGCTGTACGTGCTGCCGATGCTGGCCTTCGTCGCGGTGGTGCTGTCGTTGCTGCTCGGCCGACCGGGATGGATCGGGCTCACGGCCGGCGGCCTCGCCGCCACCTATGGTGCCGGGCTCGCGGTGAACAGCCTGGTCTCGGTGCTCGGGGCGTACTCGCTGCCGGAGACGAGCAACCCGTTCGCGATGAACAGCGGTGCCGGCGTGGCGAAGGGGCTACTCACCCTGCTGGCCATGTTCGCCTCGGCGGTCGCCGCGGTGCCGATGGTGGTGGCCGCGGCGCTGCTCGGTGACGCCTGGCTCTGGCTGGCTCTACCGGTCGGCGCGGCGTACGGGCTGGGGGCGGCGCTGCTGGGTGCGTACCTGGCCGGCGACGTGCTGGACCGTCGTCAGCCGGAACTGCTGGCCACGGTCACCCCGCGCCGCTAA
- a CDS encoding helix-turn-helix domain-containing protein: MNVEMWVRALKAARAGAEVSQEALATLTKWSPSTVAAIETGRRRPTMEFAVAADEALATGGLLAELLKAADQERGPSWFVPWRGYEQQATRLRAFEACLVPGLLQTEEYARAVISAGGLHPPDVVDELVAVRLERQLLLSRDMPPYCVFLVDEMGLHRPVGGPAVLNAQLGRLLEAADLPFVRLHVIPLSVGEHVGLGGGFVCADLPDGDRVLYLENAARGHVMDDPEMIGLIDLKWDSLLGEALSTNASIDLIRKLKVTP; encoded by the coding sequence ATGAACGTCGAAATGTGGGTGCGGGCGTTGAAGGCCGCCCGGGCCGGTGCCGAGGTGTCCCAGGAGGCACTGGCGACCCTCACCAAGTGGAGCCCGTCCACGGTGGCTGCCATCGAGACCGGCCGACGCCGACCGACCATGGAGTTCGCGGTCGCCGCCGACGAGGCCCTGGCGACCGGCGGCCTCCTAGCCGAACTCCTCAAGGCTGCGGACCAGGAGCGCGGTCCATCCTGGTTCGTCCCGTGGCGGGGATATGAGCAGCAGGCGACGCGCCTACGAGCCTTCGAGGCATGCCTCGTGCCCGGCCTCCTGCAGACCGAGGAGTATGCCCGCGCCGTTATCTCGGCAGGTGGACTGCATCCGCCGGATGTGGTCGACGAACTTGTTGCGGTTCGTTTGGAACGCCAACTGTTGCTGTCCCGGGATATGCCACCGTATTGCGTTTTCCTCGTGGACGAGATGGGCCTTCACCGTCCGGTGGGCGGCCCCGCCGTGCTCAATGCCCAGCTCGGCCGACTGCTTGAGGCGGCAGATCTGCCGTTCGTCCGGTTGCACGTCATCCCACTGAGCGTCGGTGAGCATGTCGGCCTTGGCGGTGGGTTCGTGTGCGCCGATTTGCCCGACGGGGACAGGGTTCTCTACCTGGAGAATGCCGCTCGCGGACACGTCATGGATGACCCCGAAATGATCGGATTGATTGATCTCAAATGGGATAGTCTGCTCGGCGAAGCGCTCTCCACAAACGCCTCAATCGATCTGATCCGGAAGCTGAAGGTGACGCCATGA
- a CDS encoding flavin reductase family protein — MRPLWRCRGCGALWPCQPARLALLAEYRHDRVALLVYLGSAMAEAGDQLARLNGRPTDLHERFLGWARGRGGTMFHVNHEPGAEIHHTDPFAVPTGQRSPVRRLRGRLAAPVTLWTAPGPAGLTVSSTLVAEGEPDRLLGLIDPESDLWAAVEEAGRFAVAPLGPPHRQLADRFAGLFPAPGGLFATGAWIETPYGPVPADAGGWAGCRLDTAREYGWALLVEATVEAVDLAEEAAPLLHYRGRYHELPG, encoded by the coding sequence ATGCGCCCGCTCTGGCGGTGTCGGGGCTGCGGCGCGCTCTGGCCATGCCAGCCGGCGCGGCTGGCGCTGCTCGCCGAGTACCGACACGACCGCGTGGCGCTGCTGGTCTACCTGGGCTCGGCGATGGCGGAGGCGGGCGATCAACTCGCCCGCCTCAACGGGCGACCCACCGACCTGCACGAGCGCTTCCTGGGTTGGGCGCGGGGCCGGGGCGGCACAATGTTTCACGTGAATCATGAGCCGGGTGCCGAGATCCACCACACTGATCCGTTCGCGGTGCCGACCGGGCAGCGATCACCGGTACGTCGTCTGCGTGGTCGGCTCGCCGCACCGGTGACCCTGTGGACCGCGCCTGGCCCGGCCGGGCTGACCGTCTCGTCCACGCTGGTGGCCGAGGGGGAACCGGACCGGCTGCTCGGGCTGATCGACCCGGAGTCCGACCTCTGGGCGGCCGTAGAGGAGGCGGGCCGGTTCGCGGTCGCGCCACTCGGCCCGCCGCACCGGCAACTCGCTGACCGGTTCGCCGGCCTCTTCCCCGCCCCGGGCGGGCTCTTCGCCACCGGCGCGTGGATCGAGACGCCGTACGGTCCGGTCCCGGCGGACGCCGGCGGCTGGGCCGGGTGCCGACTGGACACCGCCCGGGAGTACGGCTGGGCACTGCTGGTGGAGGCCACCGTCGAGGCGGTCGACCTGGCCGAGGAGGCCGCTCCGCTGCTGCACTATCGCGGTCGATATCACGAGCTGCCGGGCTGA